A single Pan paniscus chromosome 21, NHGRI_mPanPan1-v2.0_pri, whole genome shotgun sequence DNA region contains:
- the LOC100984337 gene encoding putative ribosomal protein eS10-like, with protein MLMPKKNRIAIHELLFKEGVMVAKKDVHMPKHPELADKNVPNLHVMKAMQSLKSQGCVKERFAWRHFYWYLTNEGSQYLRDYLHLPPEIVPATLHLPPEIVPATLHRSRPETGMPRPKGLEGKRPARLTRREADRDTYGQCSVPPGADKKAEAGAGSATEFQFRGGCGRGRDQPPQ; from the coding sequence ATGCTGATGCCTAAGAAGAACCGGATTGCCATTCATGAACTCCTTTTTAAGGAGGGAGTCATGGTGGCCAAGAAGGATGTCCACATGCCTAAGCACCCGGAGCTGGCAGACAAGAATGTGCCCAACCTTCACGTCATGAAGGCCATGCAGTCTCTCAAGTCCCAAGGCTGCGTGAAGGAACGGTTTGCCTGGAGACATTTCTACTGGTACCTTACCAATGAGGGTAGCCAGTATCTCCGTGATTACCTTCATCTGCCCCCAGAGATTGTTCCTGCCACCCTACATCTGCCCCCCGAGATTGTTCCTGCCACCCTACACCGCAGCCGTCCAGAGACTGGCATGCCTCGGCCTAAAGGTCTGGAGGGTAAGCGACCTGCAAGACTCACAAGACGGGAAGCCGACAGAGATACCTACGGACAGTGTTCTGTGCCCCCTGGTGCTGACAAGAAAGCCGAGGCTGGGGCTGGGTCGGCAACCGAATTCCAGTTTAGAGGCGGATGTGGTCGTGGACGTGATCAGCCAcctcaataa